From Syngnathus typhle isolate RoL2023-S1 ecotype Sweden linkage group LG13, RoL_Styp_1.0, whole genome shotgun sequence, a single genomic window includes:
- the LOC133165835 gene encoding kelch-like protein 10 — translation MSYDGKYSYRSVDDELRLTRKLSDAVIRVDNAEFHIHKIIFCRCSQYFRALFLRWSAPDQRVYVIHGLTAQLMQLFVDFAYAGKVSVTKNNVKDLLLAADRFNITGIVQTCCAFLTEHLSPENCIGIWQFTRNCYTPDLQRNAYRYILYHFEDVACSNELQQLSVQDLCDILDRDDLMVKTENTVYEVILHWIAHAPWERAENMALLLAKVRLALTSVEFIAIKVLANQLIQDSRKCLDIVALATRVMCHMTTNSVRGYRNLVARPRLPSAILLAIGGFSGPNPTHLIEAYDVHANTWADLVDNMEQPHAYFGTAFLGNSVYCVGGFDGRRHYNTVRRFDVNTRTWHQVAPMHFRRCSVSVTVLNGRVYAIGGVDGRIRLKNAEYYTPETNQWTLIASMHEHRSDASCTTLNNKVYVCGGFNGNEPLRTAEYYNPETNAWTMIVPMNCCRSGTGVIAYANHVYAIGGYDGDMRLCSMEAYDPNTDAWMLLPSMQCQRSNFGIQVVEDRLFVAGGNTGVSATNLVEYYDAHSATWFPACNMAVSRSALSCCVVSGLVDVGHFVKLRSELPWLQLEEVALELENEF, via the exons ATGAGTTACGATGGTAAATATTCATACAGGTCTGTCGATGACGAACTACGTCTAACAAGGAAACTAAGCGATGCGGTCATCAGGGTTGACAATGCTGAATTTCATATCCACAAGATTATTTTTTGCAGGTGCAGTCAATACTTCAG AGCCCTCTTTCTACGTTGGTCGGCTCCGGACCAGAGGGTCTACGTCATACATGGTCTGACGGCGCAGTTAATGCAACTATTTGTTGACTTTGCATACGCCGGCAAAGTGTCGGTGACAAAAAACAATGTCAAGGATTTGTTGCTGGCTGCAGACCGGTTCAACATAACCGGCATCGTCCAGACCTGCTGCGCATTTCTAACGGAACACCTCTCTCCAGAAAACTGTATTGGCATCTGGCAGTTCACAAGGAACTGCTACACCCCGGACCTGCAGCGAAACGCCTACCGGTACATCCTCTACCACTTTGAAGATGTTGCGTGTTCAAACGAGTTGCAGCAACTCTCCGTACAGGACTTGTGTGACATTCTGGACAGGGATGACCTTATGGTGAAAACAGAGAATACCGTTTATGAAGTCATTTTGCACTGGATTGCACATGCACCTTGGGAGCGAGCTGAAAACATGGCGTTGCTGCTGGCCAAA GTCCGTCTCGCGTTGACAAGTGTGGAGTTCATTGCAATCAAGGTGCTGGCCAATCAACTGATCCAGGACAGCAGGAAATGCCTGGACATAGTTGCCTTGGCCACCCGTGTCATGTGCCACATGACCACAAACTCGGTGCGCGGCTACCGCAACTTGGTGGCTCGTCCTCGCCTGCCTTCCGCCATCCTGCTCGCTATCGGCGGCTTCAGCGGCCCCAACCCAACGCACCTCATCGAGGCGTACGACGTGCACGCCAACACGTGGGCCGACCTGGTCGATAACATGGAACAACCGCACGCTTACTTCGGCACTGCCTTCCTGGGCAACTCTGTCTACTGTGTGGGTGGTTTTGATGGCCGCAGGCACTACAACACTGTCAGGCGCTTTGATGTGAACACTCGCACCTGGCACCAGGTGGCACCCATGCATTTTCGCCGCTGCTCCGTGAGCGTCACGGTACTAAACGGGCGCGTGTACGCCATCGGTGGCGTGGATGGTCGTATAAGACTAAAAAATGCAGAGTACTACACGCCCGAGACCAACCAATGGACTCTTATTGCCAGTATGCATGAGCACAGAAGCGACGCCAGCTGCACCACCCTCAACAACAAG GTTTACGTTTGCGGTGGTTTTAATGGAAACGAGCCCTTGCGAACAGCAGAGTATTACAACCCAGAGACCAACGCGTGGACCATGATAGTCCCAATGAACTGCTGTCGCAGTGGCACCGGAGTCATCGCGTATGCCAACCATGTTTATGCA ATCGGCGGTTATGATGGCGACATGCGTCTGTGCAGCATGGAGGCATACGACCCCAACACGGATGCTTGGATGCTCTTACCTTCCATGCAGTGCCAACGCAGCAACTTTGGCATCCAGGTGGTAGAGGACCGCCTCTTTGTGGCCGGAGGCAACACGGGCGTGTCGGCCACCAACCTGGTGGAGTACTATGATGCCCACTCCGCCACCTGGTTCCCGGCTTGCAACATGGCCGTATCTCGAAGCGCGCTCAGTTGCTGCGTGGTGTCCGGCTTGGTCGACGTTGGCCATTTTGTTAAGCTGCGCAGCGAACTGCCTTGGCTTCAGTTGGAGGAAGTGGCCCTGGAATTGGAGAATGAGTTTTGA
- the kirrel1b gene encoding kin of IRRE-like protein 1b, giving the protein MKCDKIQLVLFDYLHEIAPCVRFSQEPADQSVVLGERVVLSCVVFNYSGIVQWTKDGLALGVAEGLRAWPRYRVLRALDTGQYNLEISRAELSDDSLYECQATEAALRSRRAKLNVLIPPEDPVVEGTPELLLMAGTPHNLTCVTRGAKPAAHIQWLKNGLPVDGAHQSTEVLPDRKRVTTRSYLPIVPLDTDSHSNFTCVASNPAVPTGKRVNIMLNVHHPPTVTLSIEPRSVLEGERVTFTCQAIANPPIMGYRWAKGGVLLEGARESVFATTADHSFFTEPVSCQVFNAVGTTNVSILVDVHFGPILVVEPRPIAVDVNSDVTLNCKWSGNPPLTLTWTKKGSNMVLSNNNQLYLKSVSQADAGQYVCKAIVPRIGVGETEVTLTVNGPPIISSNPVQYAVRGERGEIKCYIASTPPPDKIVWAWKENVWEKEKGTLMERYTVEQSKPPSQGGGVLSTLTINNVMESDFHSPYNCTAWNSFGPRTMIITLEETDIVPVGIIAGGTVGSCMLVLLLLLAVAFFLYRQRKAGRRGVTLSKADIKVETVNKETRSLEEEAASVSTATRMVKAMYSFLPSVSLSPSTQPFKDDMEVKQEVRSESDTRDDYELKDPTNGYYNVRATTHDEARPQSRAVHYQGDFRSPKSNSGAGGGAVSAALATAPGGVPGSRAGCYDPRPPSRMSHSTYAQFSTLTRAAAAAQQAAPDPPGDHPGDYPGDCGLLDDTTQLAYDNYGYPSQYHGYRVAFAPPVEEGPAYEMYPTGPGSRPEQQSPEAEKYGTATRFSYSSPPSDHSQKHTQRMQTHV; this is encoded by the exons CGTGGCCACGGTACCGAGTGCTGCGCGCTCTGGACACGGGCCAGTACAACCTGGAGATCTCCCGCGCCGAGCTGTCGGACGACTCGCTGTACGAGTGCCAGGCGACTGAGGCTGCCCTGCGCTCACGCAGGGCCAAACTCAACGTCCTCA TCCCGCCCGAGGACCCAGTGGTGGAGGGCACCCCGGAGCTGCTGCTCATGGCCGGCACGCCGCACAACCTCACCTGCGTCACCCGCGGCGCCAAGCCGGCTGCGCACATCCAGTGGCTCAAGAACGGGCTGCCCGTCGACGGCGCCCACCAGTCCACG GAAGTGCTGCCAGACCGCAAGAGGGTGACCACCAGGAGCTACCTGCCCATTGTGCCGCTGGACACGGACAGCCACAGCAACTTCACCTGCGTGGCCAGCAACCCGGCCGTGCCCACGGGCAAGCGGGTCAACATCATGCTCAACGTGCACC ATCCGCCGACGGTGACGCTGTCCATCGAGCCTCGCTCGGTGCTGGAGGGCGAAAGGGTCACCTTCACCTGCCAGGCCATAGCCAACCCCCCCATCATGGGCTACAG GTGGGCCAAGGGCGGCGTGCTACTCGAGGGCGCCCGAGAGAGCGTGTTTGCCACCACGGCCGACCACTCCTTCTTCACCGAGCCCGTGTCCTGTCAGGTGTTCAACGCGGTGGGCACCACCAACGTCAGCATACTGGTGGACGTCCACT TCGGACCCATCCTGGTGGTAGAACCGCGACCCATTGCGGTGGACGTGAACTCTGACGTCACCCTGAACTGCAAGTGGTCTGGAAACCCTCCGCTCACCCTCACCTGGACCAAGAAGGGCTCCAACATG gtgctCAGTAACAACAACCAGCTGTACTTGAAGTCGGTGAGCCAGGCGGATGCCGGCCAGTATGTGTGCAAAGCCATCGTGCCGCGCATCGGCGTGGGCGAGACCGAAGTTACGCTCACCGTCAACG GCCCGCCCATAATCTCCAGCAATCCGGTCCAGTACGCTGTGCGGGGTGAGCGAGGCGAGATTAAGTGCTACATTGCCAGCACGCCCCCACCGGACAAGATC GTGTGGGCGTGGAAGGAGAACGTGTGGGAGAAAGAGAAAGGCACGCTGATGGAGCGCTACACGGTGGAGCAGAGCAAGCCACCGTCGCAGGGCGGTGGCGTGCTCTCCACGCTCACTATCAACAACGTCATGGAGTCTGACTTCCACTCGCCGTACAACTGCACCGCCTGGAACTCCTTCGGGCCTCGCACCATGATCATTACCCTGGAGGAGACCG ACATCGTCCCGGTGGGGATAATCGCCGGTGGCACTGTGGGCTCGTGCATGCTGGTGCTCCTGCTTCTGCTGGCTGTCGCCTTCTTCCTGTACCGCCAACGCAAAGCCG GTCGCCGAGGGGTGACGCTGAGCAAAGCCGACATCAAAGTGGAGACGGTCAACAAGGAGACGCGCAGTCTGGAGGAGGAAGCCGCCAGCGTCTCCACGGCAACGCGCATGGTCAAGGCCATGTACTCG TTTCTGCCCTCTgtttccctctctccctccactcagcccttcAAAGATGACATGGAGGTCAAGCAGGAGGTGCGCAGCGAGAGCGACACACGCGACGACTACGAGCTCAAG GATCCAACAAACGGCTACTACAACGTGCGGGCGACCACCCACGACGAAGCCCGCCCTCAGTCTCGTGCCGTCCACTACCAGGGAGACTTCCGCTCCCCCAAGTCCAACAGCGGAGCAGGCGGTGGCGCCGTTTCCGCCGCCCTGGCCACCGCCCCCGGCGGGGTGCCAGGCTCCCGGGCCGGCTGCTACGACCCGCGACCCCCTTCCCGCATGTCCCACTCCACCTATGCCCAGTTCAGCACCCTCACCCGGGCAGCTGCCGCAGCCCAGCAGGCGGCGCCTGACCCGCCGGGGGACCACCCGGGTGATTACCCGGGGGACTGCGGGTTACTGGACGACACCACCCAGCTGGCCTACGACAACTACGGGTACCCCTCGCAGTATCACGGCTATCGCGTGGCCTTTGCGCCGCCCGTGGAGGAGGGCCCGGCTTACGAAATGTACCCCACGGGACCGGGGAGCAGACCGGAGCAGCAGAGCCCTGAAGCAGAGAAGTACGGCACGGCCACCCGCTTTTCATACTCGTCGCCCCCTTCTGACCACTCGCAGAAACACACGCAGAGGATGCAGACTCACGTGTGA